A genomic region of Gossypium hirsutum isolate 1008001.06 chromosome D01, Gossypium_hirsutum_v2.1, whole genome shotgun sequence contains the following coding sequences:
- the LOC107921799 gene encoding actin-depolymerizing factor 5, giving the protein MAMAFKMATTGMWVTDECKNSFMEMKWKKVHRYIVFKIDEKSRLVTVDKVGGPGESYDDLAASLPTDDCRYAVFDFDFVTVDNCRKSKIFFIAWSPTASRIRAKMLYATSKDGLRRVLDGISYEVQATDPTEMGIDVIKDKAN; this is encoded by the exons ATGGCGATGGCTTTCAAGATG GCAACAACCGGAATGTGGGTCACTGATGAGTGCAAAAACTCATTCATGGAGATGAAATGGAAGAAAGTCCATAGATACATAGTGTTCAAGATCGATGAGAAATCAAGGCTGGTGACCGTCGATAAGGTCGGCGGTCCCGGCGAAAGCTACGATGATCTCGCTGCTTCTTTGCCTACCGATGACTGCCGTTACGCTGTCTTTGATTTCGATTTTGTCACCGTTGATAACTGTCGGAAAAGCAAGATCTTCTTCATTGCATG GTCCCCCACGGCATCAAGAATTAGGGCAAAAATGCTGTATGCTACATCCAAAGATGGGCTGAGGAGAGTGCTAGATGGCATCAGTTATGAAGTTCAAGCAACTGATCCAACTGAGATGGGGATTGATGTGATTAAAGACAAAGCTAATTAG